In the genome of Fusobacterium necrogenes, one region contains:
- a CDS encoding thiamine pyrophosphate-dependent enzyme, which translates to MAYNFKKEMEKPERLTGGHRMCAGCGAPVAVRGVLRALKPEDHAVICSATSCLEVSTFLYPYTAWKDSFIHSAFENAAATISGAQTAYRVLKKKGKIDETYKFIAFGGDGGTYDIGFQSLSGAMERGHDMVYVCYDNEAYMNTGIQRSSATPIGADTTTTPIGKESAGKSQGRKDLTDVIAAHNVPYVAQTTFIGNFKDLHEKAEKAIYTEGAAFLNILAPCPRGWRYESEDLMEICKLAVETCYWPLFEVINGEWKLSYRPKKKLPIEEFLKKQGRFKHLFKPENRYIIDRIQANVDLKWERLLKRCGEELDK; encoded by the coding sequence ATGGCATATAATTTTAAAAAAGAGATGGAAAAACCAGAAAGATTAACTGGTGGACATAGAATGTGTGCTGGATGTGGAGCTCCAGTGGCAGTAAGAGGAGTATTAAGAGCATTAAAACCAGAGGATCATGCTGTAATATGTAGTGCGACAAGCTGTTTAGAAGTATCAACTTTTCTATATCCATATACAGCATGGAAGGACTCATTTATTCACTCAGCATTTGAAAATGCTGCTGCAACAATAAGTGGAGCACAAACGGCTTATAGAGTGTTAAAGAAAAAAGGGAAAATAGATGAGACATATAAATTTATAGCTTTTGGAGGAGATGGAGGAACTTATGATATAGGATTCCAATCATTATCAGGAGCTATGGAGAGAGGACATGATATGGTTTATGTATGTTATGATAATGAGGCATACATGAATACAGGTATTCAAAGATCATCAGCAACACCAATAGGAGCGGATACAACAACAACACCAATAGGAAAAGAGAGTGCTGGAAAATCACAAGGAAGAAAAGATTTAACAGATGTAATAGCAGCTCATAATGTACCATATGTTGCTCAAACAACATTTATAGGAAACTTTAAAGATTTACATGAAAAAGCAGAAAAAGCTATTTATACAGAAGGAGCAGCATTTTTAAATATACTAGCACCATGTCCGAGAGGATGGAGATATGAAAGTGAAGATTTAATGGAGATATGTAAGTTAGCAGTTGAAACTTGTTATTGGCCACTATTTGAAGTGATAAATGGAGAGTGGAAGTTAAGTTATAGACCAAAGAAAAAATTACCAATTGAAGAATTTTTGAAAAAACAAGGAAGATTTAAACATTTATTTAAGCCAGAAAACAGATATATTATTGATAGAATTCAAGCAAATGTAGATTTGAAATGGGAAAGACTATTGAAAAGATGTGGCGAGGAATTAGATAAATAA
- a CDS encoding lysophospholipid acyltransferase family protein, with product MKEKQETKKYRRYGIVLYYLLQIIRKTLKIKVIKDKKINEKEQSYIFAFWHNKLVASTLCLDYIEKRAVLASPSKDGELISVPLEKLGYQMIRGSSDKNSTSSLISLIKYMKKGYCIGTPVDGPKGPIYEVKPGMIYLAQKGKKYIIPTGAAYKSKWEFKKAWDKFQFPKPFTTMVYIMGEPIEVPTDADIDKYCEKIKNELNRLDKEAEKYI from the coding sequence ATGAAAGAAAAGCAAGAGACAAAAAAATATAGAAGATATGGAATAGTACTTTACTATCTTTTACAAATAATAAGAAAAACTTTGAAAATAAAGGTAATAAAAGATAAGAAAATAAATGAGAAGGAGCAAAGTTACATATTTGCATTTTGGCATAATAAGCTAGTAGCGTCAACACTATGCCTAGATTATATAGAAAAAAGAGCTGTATTAGCAAGTCCTTCTAAAGATGGAGAGTTGATTTCAGTTCCATTAGAGAAGTTGGGATATCAAATGATAAGAGGCTCATCAGATAAAAATTCAACTTCAAGTTTAATCTCTTTAATTAAATATATGAAAAAAGGATATTGTATAGGAACACCAGTAGATGGTCCAAAGGGACCTATTTACGAAGTAAAACCAGGAATGATATATCTTGCACAAAAGGGAAAAAAGTATATAATTCCAACTGGTGCAGCCTATAAGAGTAAATGGGAATTTAAAAAAGCTTGGGACAAATTTCAATTCCCAAAGCCTTTTACAACTATGGTTTACATAATGGGGGAACCTATTGAAGTACCAACAGATGCAGATATAGATAAATATTGTGAAAAAATAAAAAATGAGTTAAATAGACTTGATAAAGAAGCAGAAAAATATATTTAA
- the metG gene encoding methionine--tRNA ligase, translating into MSKNFYVTTPIYYVNGDPHVGSAYTTIAADVMARYKRTMGYDAYFLTGTDEHGQKVEETAKQKGYTPQQWTDIMAPRFKEMWAKLGIEYSDFIRTTEPRHKEAVKKILKKVYEKGDIYKGEYSGKYCVSCETFVPENQIVNGNHCPDCGKELRVVKEESYFFKMSKYQDALLEYIDKHPDFILPRSRRNEVVSFIKQGLQDLSISRNTFEWGIPIEFAPGHITYVWFDALTNYLTAVGYENNPEMFDKYWNNAEVMHLLGKDIVRFHAIIWPCMLLSAGEKLPDKVVAHGWWTSEGEKMSKSKGNVVDPISEIEKYGVDAFRYCLMREVQFGNDGDYSTKSVVTRINSDLANDLGNLLNRTLGMYKKYFGGVVVNGATRDKYDDEIETLWTEVVKEVEEQMNIVQYSKALEAIWKFISRLNKYIDETAPWTLAKDEANRDRLAVVMNHLVDGLYKAAVMVYPYMPTSAQKIWNQLGETRDIHTAKVEEIMGWNLLREGHILGNAEPIFPRLDLEALEVPKKDPMQINEDLEVENPIDITDFDKVNIQVVEILEAGKVKGADKLLKFKVSVGDHVRQILSGIAKYYPEPEKLVGKKVLAITNLKPRKMRGEISQGMLLSTEDKNGLRLVEIKTEVENGSKAK; encoded by the coding sequence GTGAGTAAAAATTTTTATGTAACAACACCAATATACTATGTAAATGGGGACCCACATGTAGGAAGTGCTTACACTACAATAGCTGCAGATGTAATGGCTAGATATAAAAGAACAATGGGATATGATGCTTATTTTTTAACAGGAACAGATGAACATGGACAAAAGGTAGAGGAGACAGCAAAACAAAAGGGATATACTCCACAACAATGGACAGATATAATGGCTCCAAGATTTAAAGAGATGTGGGCTAAATTAGGAATAGAGTATTCAGATTTTATAAGAACAACTGAACCAAGACATAAAGAAGCAGTTAAAAAAATACTTAAGAAAGTTTATGAAAAAGGAGATATTTACAAGGGAGAGTATTCAGGAAAGTACTGTGTTTCATGTGAGACATTTGTACCTGAGAATCAAATAGTAAATGGAAATCATTGTCCAGACTGTGGAAAAGAGTTAAGAGTTGTAAAAGAGGAATCTTACTTTTTTAAAATGTCAAAATATCAAGATGCCCTATTAGAGTATATAGATAAACACCCAGACTTTATCTTACCTCGTTCTAGAAGAAATGAAGTAGTTTCATTTATAAAGCAAGGATTACAAGATTTATCAATTTCAAGAAATACTTTTGAATGGGGAATACCTATAGAGTTTGCACCTGGACATATAACTTATGTATGGTTTGATGCTCTTACTAACTATTTAACAGCAGTAGGATATGAGAATAACCCAGAAATGTTTGATAAGTATTGGAATAATGCTGAGGTAATGCATTTATTAGGAAAAGATATAGTTAGATTCCATGCTATAATTTGGCCTTGTATGTTACTATCAGCAGGAGAAAAACTTCCAGATAAAGTAGTAGCTCATGGTTGGTGGACATCTGAGGGAGAAAAGATGTCAAAATCTAAAGGAAATGTTGTAGACCCTATATCTGAGATAGAAAAATATGGAGTAGATGCTTTTAGATATTGTCTAATGAGAGAGGTTCAATTTGGAAATGATGGAGACTACTCTACAAAATCAGTAGTTACAAGAATCAACTCTGATCTTGCTAATGATTTAGGAAATCTATTAAATAGAACATTAGGAATGTATAAAAAATACTTTGGTGGAGTAGTTGTAAATGGAGCTACTAGGGATAAGTATGATGATGAGATAGAAACTTTATGGACAGAGGTAGTAAAAGAAGTAGAGGAGCAAATGAATATAGTTCAGTACTCTAAAGCTCTTGAAGCTATTTGGAAATTTATCTCAAGATTAAATAAATATATAGATGAAACAGCTCCATGGACATTAGCTAAAGATGAAGCTAATAGAGATAGACTTGCTGTAGTAATGAATCACTTAGTAGATGGACTATATAAAGCAGCTGTTATGGTTTATCCATATATGCCAACATCAGCTCAAAAAATTTGGAATCAATTGGGAGAAACTAGAGATATCCATACAGCAAAAGTCGAAGAGATAATGGGATGGAACCTATTAAGAGAGGGACATATATTAGGAAATGCTGAGCCAATATTTCCAAGATTAGATTTAGAAGCATTAGAAGTTCCTAAAAAAGATCCTATGCAAATAAATGAGGATTTGGAAGTAGAAAATCCTATTGATATAACAGATTTTGATAAGGTAAATATTCAAGTTGTAGAGATTTTAGAAGCTGGAAAAGTAAAGGGAGCAGATAAGCTTTTAAAATTTAAAGTAAGTGTTGGAGACCATGTAAGACAAATTCTTTCTGGAATTGCTAAATACTACCCAGAGCCAGAAAAATTAGTAGGTAAAAAAGTTTTAGCTATCACTAACTTAAAACCTAGAAAGATGAGAGGAGAAATCTCTCAAGGAATGCTTTTAAGTACTGAAGATAAAAATGGACTAAGACTTGTAGAGATAAAAACAGAAGTGGAAAATGGATCAAAAGCAAAATAA
- the galU gene encoding UTP--glucose-1-phosphate uridylyltransferase GalU gives MRKVTKAVIPAAGLGTRVLPATKAQPKEMLVIVDKPSLQYIVEELVESGIKDIIIVTGRNKNSIEDHFDYSYELENTLTKDGKKELLEKVEKISSMANICYVRQNHPKGLGHAILKAKPFVGDEPFVIALGDDIVYNPEAPVAKQLIEKYEKYGSSIVGCQEVKAEDVSKYGIVKPTKNLDDKTVEMDDFIEKPAMEEAPSRLACLGRYLLTPKIFEYLEKEKPGKGGEIQLTDAILDMLKDGEKVIAYEFDGKRYDIGNKIGLLKANIEFGLRNEETKDELLNYLKNDLNLD, from the coding sequence ATGAGAAAAGTAACAAAGGCAGTAATACCTGCAGCGGGACTTGGTACAAGAGTTCTACCAGCAACAAAAGCACAACCTAAAGAGATGCTTGTTATTGTTGATAAACCATCTCTTCAATATATAGTAGAGGAGTTAGTAGAATCTGGAATAAAAGATATTATAATAGTTACTGGAAGAAATAAAAACTCTATCGAAGACCATTTTGATTACTCTTATGAGTTAGAGAATACTTTAACAAAAGATGGAAAAAAAGAGTTATTAGAAAAAGTTGAAAAAATATCTTCAATGGCAAATATTTGCTATGTAAGACAAAATCATCCAAAAGGATTAGGACATGCTATACTTAAAGCTAAACCATTTGTAGGAGATGAGCCATTTGTAATAGCTTTAGGAGATGATATAGTATATAATCCTGAGGCACCAGTAGCTAAACAACTTATAGAGAAATATGAAAAATATGGAAGTAGTATAGTAGGTTGTCAAGAGGTAAAAGCTGAAGATGTATCTAAGTATGGTATAGTAAAACCAACTAAAAATCTTGATGACAAAACTGTAGAGATGGATGACTTTATAGAAAAACCAGCTATGGAAGAAGCACCATCAAGACTTGCTTGTCTTGGAAGATATCTGCTTACTCCAAAAATCTTTGAATATCTTGAAAAGGAAAAGCCAGGAAAAGGTGGAGAGATTCAACTTACTGATGCTATATTAGATATGTTAAAAGATGGAGAAAAAGTAATAGCTTACGAATTTGATGGTAAGAGATATGATATTGGAAATAAGATTGGACTTTTAAAAGCTAATATAGAGTTTGGACTTAGAAATGAAGAGACAAAAGATGAGTTATTAAATTATTTAAAGAATGACTTAAACTTAGACTAA
- a CDS encoding DMT family transporter, which produces MNAKLRNITAMLIFGTIGLFVKNIELSSSEIALTRGFIGGVTLILATIFFKKKISFEAIKNNMYLLIFSGLAVGLNWIFLFQGYKYTSISNATLSYYFAPVFVTILAPFVLKEKLTLSKFLCVLMALVGMFCIVGVDRINGGSDLIGIFYGLLAAGFYASVILMNKFLKGIDSIEITVVQLISATITLLPYVLYVEGLGILSVSSASIPYILILGIVHTGIAYLLYFSSLQGLKGQTIAVLSYIDPVFAIIISAVILKEQLGFLQIIGGVLILGSSFISEFLNRK; this is translated from the coding sequence ATGAATGCTAAATTGAGAAATATTACAGCAATGTTAATTTTTGGAACAATAGGATTATTTGTAAAAAATATAGAGTTGTCTTCAAGTGAAATTGCTTTAACAAGAGGATTTATAGGTGGAGTTACACTGATTTTAGCTACAATTTTTTTTAAGAAAAAGATATCTTTTGAGGCAATAAAAAATAATATGTATCTACTAATTTTTTCAGGATTAGCTGTGGGACTTAACTGGATATTTTTATTCCAAGGATATAAATACACATCTATTTCAAATGCTACTTTGAGCTATTACTTTGCACCAGTATTTGTAACTATATTAGCCCCATTTGTTCTAAAAGAAAAATTAACACTATCAAAATTTTTATGTGTTTTAATGGCTTTGGTAGGAATGTTTTGTATAGTAGGAGTAGATAGAATAAATGGTGGAAGTGATTTAATAGGAATATTTTATGGATTATTAGCAGCAGGATTTTATGCCAGTGTAATCTTAATGAATAAATTTTTAAAAGGGATAGATAGTATAGAGATAACAGTAGTTCAACTTATTTCTGCTACAATTACATTATTACCATATGTTTTATATGTAGAAGGTCTTGGAATCTTAAGTGTTTCTTCAGCTTCTATACCATATATTTTAATTTTAGGAATTGTTCATACTGGAATAGCATACTTACTTTATTTTTCATCTCTTCAAGGATTGAAAGGACAAACAATAGCAGTACTTAGTTACATAGATCCTGTATTTGCTATTATTATATCAGCAGTTATTTTAAAGGAGCAGTTGGGATTTTTACAGATAATTGGTGGAGTTTTGATACTAGGTTCAAGCTTTATAAGTGAGTTTTTAAATAGAAAATAA
- a CDS encoding MATE family efflux transporter, whose protein sequence is MNGLVNEKIDLKEFYKKFLIIGIPLMIQQLVSSSLNFIDNLMIGRLGTDYIASVGFANSVYRILDLIIFGICSGMGVFIAQYYGKRNFELIRKILGLMVRCAIFVAFLFAFIAFFKSDFIIGIFSKDAEVLKIGVSYLKMVVPCYIFYSISSSMGFSLRAMGLTKFPMISASIGVVANTFFNYCLIYGNLGFPRLEEKGAAIATVIARFIEMCIILTIIYKKDFNLKGRLESYLHIPKNLIKEIIKVSSPVIFTEMLWILGIISLSVAYAKLGTVQAACVQIADIVSAISAILFMGISNAASIIIGHTIGSGDKNKVVAYSKQIILVAFGMATFSFILVQILTTNIIDLYKLNPEVSELAEKTLRVYGIFVFFKMINWAILIGLFRAGGDTKVAFYLDILPLWLYGVPLAFIGAYFQIPIFLLIGLAESSEVIKFILSLLRYKTLHWIKDVTV, encoded by the coding sequence ATGAATGGTTTAGTCAACGAAAAAATTGATTTAAAGGAGTTTTATAAAAAATTCTTAATTATTGGTATTCCACTAATGATACAGCAACTTGTATCTTCATCACTAAATTTTATTGATAATCTTATGATAGGAAGACTTGGCACTGATTATATAGCCTCTGTTGGCTTTGCTAATAGTGTCTACCGTATTTTAGATTTAATTATCTTTGGAATTTGTAGTGGAATGGGAGTATTTATAGCTCAATACTATGGAAAAAGAAACTTTGAACTAATTAGAAAAATTTTAGGCCTCATGGTAAGATGTGCTATATTTGTAGCTTTTCTTTTTGCATTTATAGCATTTTTTAAATCTGATTTTATTATTGGTATTTTTTCTAAAGATGCAGAAGTTCTAAAAATAGGAGTATCGTATCTTAAAATGGTAGTTCCTTGCTATATATTCTATTCTATATCATCAAGCATGGGATTTTCTTTACGTGCAATGGGACTTACTAAATTTCCTATGATTTCAGCCTCTATTGGAGTAGTAGCTAATACTTTCTTTAATTACTGTTTAATATATGGAAACTTAGGTTTTCCAAGACTTGAAGAAAAAGGAGCTGCTATTGCAACTGTTATAGCTAGATTTATAGAGATGTGTATCATATTAACAATTATCTATAAAAAAGATTTTAATCTTAAAGGAAGATTAGAATCTTATTTACACATCCCTAAAAATCTTATAAAAGAGATTATTAAAGTATCTTCTCCAGTTATATTTACTGAGATGCTTTGGATATTAGGAATTATATCTTTATCAGTTGCATATGCAAAACTTGGTACTGTACAAGCTGCTTGTGTACAAATAGCTGATATTGTTTCTGCCATTTCTGCTATATTATTTATGGGAATATCTAATGCTGCTTCTATTATTATTGGACATACTATTGGTAGTGGAGATAAAAACAAAGTTGTCGCCTATTCTAAACAAATTATTTTAGTTGCTTTTGGGATGGCTACCTTTAGTTTTATACTTGTACAAATTCTTACAACAAATATCATTGATTTATATAAATTAAATCCTGAAGTCAGTGAGTTAGCTGAAAAAACTCTAAGAGTATATGGAATTTTTGTTTTCTTTAAGATGATAAATTGGGCTATATTAATTGGCTTATTTAGAGCAGGTGGAGATACAAAAGTAGCTTTTTATCTAGATATACTTCCACTTTGGTTATATGGTGTTCCATTAGCTTTTATAGGAGCCTATTTCCAAATTCCTATATTTCTTCTTATAGGTCTTGCTGAATCTTCAGAAGTTATAAAATTTATTCTTTCCCTATTGAGATATAAAACTCTCCACTGGATAAAAGATGTAACTGTCTAA
- a CDS encoding co-chaperone GroES — protein MKIRPIGERVLVKPVKVEEKTASGIILPGAGEKERPNVAEVIAIGKGEKLEGIKVGEKVVYPKFSGTEIKDGEEKYLVLNVEDVLAVIE, from the coding sequence ATGAAAATAAGACCTATTGGAGAGAGAGTTTTAGTAAAACCAGTTAAAGTAGAAGAGAAAACAGCAAGTGGAATTATTCTTCCAGGAGCAGGAGAAAAAGAAAGACCTAATGTAGCTGAAGTAATAGCTATTGGAAAGGGAGAGAAATTAGAGGGTATAAAAGTTGGAGAAAAAGTAGTATATCCTAAATTCTCTGGAACTGAAATAAAAGATGGAGAAGAAAAATATTTAGTATTAAATGTAGAAGATGTTTTAGCAGTTATTGAATAA
- the groL gene encoding chaperonin GroEL (60 kDa chaperone family; promotes refolding of misfolded polypeptides especially under stressful conditions; forms two stacked rings of heptamers to form a barrel-shaped 14mer; ends can be capped by GroES; misfolded proteins enter the barrel where they are refolded when GroES binds), with protein MAKILKFNEEARKKLEIGVNTLADAVKITLGPRGRNVVLEKSYGSPLITNDGVSIAKEIELEDPFENMGAQLIKEVATKANDVAGDGTTTATILAQAIVKEGLKMVSAGANPMFIKKGIEKATKEVINHLKARAKKIESNEEIAQVASISAGEEEIGKLIAQAMEKVGETGVITVEEAKSLETTLEVVEGMQFDKGYVSPYMVTDSERMVAELDNPFILITDKKISNMKDILPILEQTVQTSRPMLIIADELEGEALTTLVINKLRGTLNVVAVKAPAFGDRRKAMLEDIAILTGGEVISEEKGMRLEETAMPQLGSAKKVKVTKDATIIVDGMGEAETIKGRVNSIKNQIVETTSDYDKEKLQERLAKLSGGVAVIKVGAATETEMKDKKLRIEDALNATRAGVEEGIVSGGGTILVEIAKDMDSFKLEGEEGIGVEIVKKALTAPLKQIAENAGVDGAVVLEKVKDMPEGYGFNAATEKYVNMIEEGILDPVKVTRSAIQNAASVSALILTTEVLVATKKEEKQVEMNPGMMPGMM; from the coding sequence ATGGCAAAAATTTTAAAATTTAATGAGGAAGCTAGAAAAAAACTTGAAATAGGAGTTAATACTTTAGCGGATGCTGTAAAAATAACACTAGGACCTAGAGGAAGAAATGTGGTATTAGAAAAAAGTTATGGTTCACCACTTATTACAAATGATGGTGTATCTATAGCAAAAGAGATAGAATTAGAGGATCCATTTGAAAATATGGGAGCTCAGCTTATAAAAGAGGTAGCTACAAAGGCTAATGATGTTGCTGGAGATGGAACTACTACAGCTACAATACTTGCTCAAGCCATAGTAAAAGAGGGATTAAAAATGGTAAGTGCAGGAGCTAATCCTATGTTTATTAAAAAAGGTATAGAAAAAGCAACTAAAGAGGTAATTAATCATCTTAAAGCTAGAGCTAAAAAAATAGAGTCAAATGAAGAAATAGCTCAAGTTGCTTCAATCTCTGCTGGAGAAGAGGAGATAGGAAAACTTATAGCTCAAGCTATGGAAAAAGTTGGAGAAACAGGAGTAATAACTGTTGAAGAAGCAAAATCTTTGGAAACAACTTTAGAAGTAGTAGAGGGAATGCAATTTGATAAAGGATATGTATCACCATATATGGTAACAGATTCTGAAAGAATGGTAGCTGAATTAGATAATCCATTTATTTTAATAACTGATAAGAAAATTTCTAATATGAAGGATATACTACCTATACTAGAACAAACAGTACAGACTTCAAGACCTATGCTAATTATAGCTGATGAGTTAGAAGGAGAAGCATTGACTACATTGGTAATTAATAAATTAAGAGGAACTTTAAATGTTGTAGCTGTTAAAGCTCCAGCTTTTGGAGATAGAAGAAAAGCTATGTTAGAAGATATAGCTATTCTTACAGGTGGAGAAGTAATATCTGAAGAAAAAGGTATGAGACTAGAAGAGACAGCTATGCCACAACTTGGAAGTGCTAAGAAAGTAAAAGTTACTAAAGATGCTACTATTATAGTAGATGGAATGGGAGAAGCTGAAACTATAAAAGGTAGAGTAAATTCTATTAAAAATCAAATAGTTGAAACTACTTCAGATTATGATAAAGAAAAATTACAAGAGAGACTTGCTAAACTTTCTGGTGGAGTTGCAGTAATAAAAGTTGGAGCTGCTACTGAAACAGAGATGAAAGATAAAAAACTTAGAATAGAGGATGCCTTAAATGCTACAAGAGCAGGAGTAGAAGAAGGAATAGTTTCTGGAGGAGGAACTATACTTGTAGAGATTGCTAAGGATATGGATAGTTTTAAACTTGAAGGAGAAGAGGGAATAGGAGTAGAAATAGTTAAAAAGGCTCTTACAGCTCCACTTAAACAGATAGCTGAAAATGCTGGAGTGGATGGAGCAGTAGTACTTGAAAAAGTAAAAGATATGCCAGAAGGATATGGATTTAATGCTGCAACTGAAAAATATGTAAATATGATAGAAGAGGGTATATTAGATCCAGTAAAAGTAACTAGATCAGCTATTCAAAATGCTGCATCTGTTTCAGCTTTAATTCTTACTACAGAGGTTTTAGTAGCTACTAAAAAGGAAGAAAAACAAGTAGAGATGAATCCTGGTATGATGCCTGGAATGATGTAA
- a CDS encoding glycerophosphodiester phosphodiesterase — MSKIFAHRGYSGIYPENTMLAFKKAVECGVDGIELDVQLTKDGEVVIIHDETIDRTTNGKGLVVDYTYEELKKFDASFKFRDYGFNKIPTLREYFELVKALKLVTNIELKTGINEYLGIEKKVLDLIKEYKIEDRVIISSFNHYSVMRMKKIAPQLKYGFLSEDWIINAGKYTHSHGVQCYHPRYNSLIPEVINELKKYNLEINTWTVNEKEAMRYLCSKGVDIIITNYPELAKEINKYEEER, encoded by the coding sequence ATGAGTAAAATTTTTGCACATAGAGGATATAGTGGAATTTATCCAGAAAATACAATGCTGGCATTTAAAAAAGCTGTAGAGTGTGGAGTGGATGGAATTGAGTTAGATGTTCAACTTACAAAAGATGGAGAGGTTGTGATTATTCATGATGAAACTATAGATAGGACTACTAATGGAAAGGGACTAGTTGTAGACTATACATATGAAGAACTAAAAAAGTTTGATGCTTCTTTTAAATTTAGAGACTATGGGTTTAATAAAATTCCAACTCTTAGAGAGTATTTTGAATTAGTGAAAGCTTTAAAGTTAGTGACAAATATTGAATTGAAAACAGGAATAAATGAGTACTTAGGAATAGAAAAAAAAGTTTTAGATTTGATAAAAGAATATAAAATAGAGGATAGAGTTATTATATCCAGTTTTAATCACTATTCAGTTATGAGGATGAAAAAAATAGCACCTCAATTAAAATATGGATTTTTATCAGAAGATTGGATAATAAATGCGGGAAAATATACTCATTCTCATGGAGTTCAATGTTATCATCCAAGATATAATAGTTTGATACCTGAGGTTATTAATGAACTGAAAAAATATAATCTTGAGATTAATACTTGGACAGTAAATGAAAAGGAAGCTATGAGGTATTTATGTTCAAAAGGAGTAGATATAATTATTACAAATTATCCTGAATTAGCAAAAGAGATAAATAAATATGAAGAGGAGAGATGA
- a CDS encoding MgtC/SapB family protein gives MSSFTSELTIYEIILRIFMSIIIGGMIGYERGHHNRPAGFRTHILVCLGATIVSMIQDQLRINLHNYALAFPEASQVLKTDLGRIGAQVVSGIGFLGAGTIMRDKGIIGGLTTAASIWATGCLGLSIGWGFYYLAIPSGVAIIIVLVTLKKLERYWIENKHIGKLVVSFSKEIDFSQALVETYNFFKENNIRIKHIEKDMVEGKVEYTLIMAKQIDILDVMSELSRCSHISQVKIL, from the coding sequence ATGAGTAGTTTTACAAGTGAGCTCACAATATATGAAATCATTCTTAGAATTTTTATGTCGATAATTATTGGAGGTATGATTGGATATGAAAGAGGGCATCATAATAGGCCAGCAGGTTTTAGAACCCATATATTAGTTTGTCTTGGGGCAACAATAGTGTCTATGATTCAAGATCAGTTGAGAATAAATTTACATAATTATGCGTTAGCTTTTCCAGAAGCTTCTCAAGTGTTAAAAACTGATTTAGGACGTATAGGAGCTCAAGTAGTTAGTGGTATAGGTTTTTTAGGTGCTGGGACAATAATGAGAGATAAAGGAATCATAGGAGGATTAACAACAGCAGCCTCAATTTGGGCAACTGGATGTTTGGGATTGAGTATAGGATGGGGATTTTATTATTTAGCTATTCCATCTGGTGTGGCTATAATAATAGTTTTAGTGACGTTAAAGAAATTGGAGCGTTATTGGATAGAAAATAAGCATATAGGAAAATTAGTTGTTTCTTTTAGCAAAGAGATAGATTTTTCACAAGCGTTAGTAGAAACTTATAATTTTTTTAAAGAAAATAATATAAGAATAAAGCATATTGAAAAAGATATGGTAGAAGGTAAAGTAGAGTACACTTTAATAATGGCAAAACAGATAGATATTTTAGATGTGATGTCAGAGCTTTCAAGATGTAGTCATATTTCTCAAGTTAAAATTTTATAA